The genomic region CCACGGGCTGTCCCACGAGGTGGGCTCCGTGGAGCCAGGCAAGCTCGCGGACCTGGTGCTGTGGCGGCCAGCCTTCTTCGGCGCGAAGCCGGAGCTGGTGCTCAAGGGCGGCTTCATCGCGTGGGGCCAGATGGGGGATGCGAACGCCTCCATCCCCACGCCGCAGCCGTACCTCATGCGCCCCATGTTCGGCGCGCGAGGAAGGGCGCGGGGCTCCACGAGCATCGCCTTCGTGTCAGGGCGCGCCTTGAGGGAAGGCACCGTGCAGGGGCTGGGGCTCACCAAGCGGCTGTCCGCGGTGGTGAACTGCCGCGCGTTGGGGAAGAAGGACATGCGCCTCAACGACGCGCTGCCAGTCATCACGGTGGATCCGGAGACGTACGAGGTCCGCGCGGACGGAGAGCTGCTTCGCTGCGAGCCCGCCACCTGGCTGCCCCTGGCGCAGCGCTACTCGCTGTTCTGAGGACCGCGCGCCATGGCTTCCGGCTGGAGGGTGTTGCAGCTGGCGGACTCGGGCTTTCCCACGGGGGGCTTCGCGCACTCGGGAGGCCTGGAGGCCGCGGTGCAGGCGGGCGAGGTGCGCGGCCCGGGTGACGTGCGGCGCTTCGTGGAGGCGCTGGTGTGGCAGGCGGGCCTGGGCGGCCTGCCGCTGGTGGGTTCGGCGTGGCGCGAGCCCTCCGCGCTGCCGGCGCTGGACGCGCGCGCGGACGCGTTCCTCACCAACCACGTCGCGAACCGGGCCAGCCGCACGCAAGGCAGGGCCTTCCTGGACACCTGCGCGCGCATCTTCCCGGAGGCCGTGGGGCCCGTGCGCGAGGCTGCTCGCGCGGCCCGTGTGAAGTTCCACCACCCGCCCGCGTTCGGCGCGGTGCTGTGCGCGCTGGAAGTGGAGCAGGAAGACGCCCTGCGACTCTTCCTGTCGCTCACCCTGCGGGGCGCGCTGTCCGCGGGCGTGCGCATGGGCGTCATCGGCACGCATGAATCCCACCAGGTGCAGCACGCGGCCACGCCGCTGCTGGAGGCAGTCCTGGAGCAATGCAAGGCATTGGGCGTGGAGGACCTGGCCCAGCCCGCGCCGCTGTGGGACCTGTTGGGCGCCACGCACGACCGGCTGTACTCCCGGCTGTTCCTGTCCTGAACCAAAAGACGAAAAAGGAAGCGCGACATGCACGACGACGACCACCGCGGCCATGGGCAGGACGGGCACGAGCACACGCACGAGGACTGGGAGCACCCGGGCCACTTCGACGCGCGCGACAAGCCGCACCGGCGTGACTACTCGCAGCGGGCCTTCACGATTGGGATTGGTGGGCCGGTGGGCAGCGGCAAGACGGCGCTGGTGCTGGCCCTGTGCAAGAAGCTGCGCGACCAGTATCGCCTGGGCGTGGTGACCAACGACATCTTCACCAAGGAGGACGCGGAGTTCCTGGTGCGCAACCAGGCCCTGTCCCCGGAGCGCATCAGGGCGGTGGAGACCGGAGGCTGCCCCCACGCGGCCATCCGCGAGGACATCAGCCACAACCTGCTCGCGCTGGAGCAGTTGATGGAGGAGCTGCACCCGGAGCTGCTCATCGTGGAGAGCGGCGGTGACAACCTTGCCGCGCAGTACAGCCGCGAGCTGGCGGACTACACCGTGTATGTCATCGACGTGGCGGGTGGGGACAAGGTGCCGCGCAAGGGGGGTCCGGGCATCACCCAGTCGGACCTGCTGGTCATCAACAAGACGGACCTGGCGCCGCACGTGGGCGCGGACCTGGGCGTGATGGACCGCGACGCCCGGAAGATGCGCGGCGAGGGTCCCTTCGTCTTCACCCAGGTCACGCACGACGTGGGGGTGGACTCGGTGGTGGGGCATCTTCTCGACGCCTGGCGGCGGAGATAGGGACTGGACGAACGGTCCGTCCCGGGCCGCACTCCGCCACTGACAGCCGGAGCGGGACGTGTAGTGTGCCGCCCGTGGGCATCCTCGAGCGGGCACGGGTGGAGTGGTTCGCGGCGGCCTTCGGACTCGTCGTCGGCACCACGATGGTCTTCGTGCCCTACGAGTTCGGGGCCGCCATCTTCCAGATCATCTACCCGTACATCCGCCCGCTCGGCAGCCTCTTCCTGTTGGGCTCCGCGACGATGCTCGCCGCGATGCTGTACCCCACCTGGCCTGCGTTCGTGGGGTGGCTGGGCCGGACGCTCTTCCTGGGAGCGGTGGCGTTCTACTGGTGGGCCGCCGCCGTGCTGCCCGGGGGCATCACGGGCCTCATCCTGTACCCGCTGCTGGCGGGCCTGCTGCTGCTGGAGCGGGCCCGCCGCTTCCAGGGGAGGGGCCTGCTGTCGGCGTTCATCGCCTGCGTGGCGCTGAGCTTCGGCGGGTTGATGGTCCTGGTCCCCAACAGCTTCATCCGCATGTCGTTGCTGGCGTTCGGGCCGTTCATCCGGTTGCTGGGCGGTGCCTTCCTGGCGACGGGGGCGCTGCTGGCGGTGGGGTTGTGGCGTGGCCACGAAAAGGCCTGCCGCATCGCCGCGGGCAGCTTGAGCGTCCTGTTCCTGAACATGACGCTCGCGTTGGGGGCGCGACGCTCCTGGGCCGGGATGGGCGTGTACGCGGTGCTGGCCCTGGCCTGTCTGCTGTTGTGGCGGATGCGTCAGGTCCCTGCCCCGTCCGGGGTGCGCTGGCGGCTGTTCCGGGGCATGGCCCTGGCGTCGGTGCTGCCCATCCTGGGCGTGGGGGCGGTGACGTCGTACGTGGCCCAGCGGGCCATCTCGGCGGAGCTGCGCGGCAAGGCGCAGCAGGCGGTGCTGGCGGAGACGGCGTGGCTGGAGCAGTCGGCGGCCATCGCGCGCTCGCTCTTGCGTTCGCAGAGCCAGGACCCGGGCTTCATCGAAGCGGTGCGCACCGGGGACCGCAAGGAGATGATTGAACGGGTGGAGTTGCTGGAGAGCGACACCGGCCTCTTCGACGCGGCGTGGCTGCTGGACGCCACCGGGGAGACGCTGGTGCCGTCCAAGCGGCTGAACCGCCTCACCGGCAACTTCGCGGACCGGGAGTACTTCCAGCAGGCGTTGAACGGGGGCGACGCGGTCTGGGTGTCGCGGCCCTTCCTCACCCGCGCGGGGGGGCTGCCCTTCATCGTCTTCTCCACGCGGGTGGACCTGGGGGAAGGCCAGCGCGTGGTGCTGGTGGGCGGGCGGTCCCTGCAGCGGCTGGGGCTCCAGTCGACGCTGGCCTCGCGCAGCTACCACGTGGAGTTGTTCGACCGGCGCGACGGCACCCTGCTGCGCGAGACCGAACGGGGCGACGTGCTCACGCGGGCGCCGGTGCTGGGAATGCTGCCCCCGGAGGTGCTGTCGGCGCGGGAGGGCCTGCTGGAGGCGTTCAATGAATCCGGGCGCCGCCTGCTGGTGGCATACGCGCAGGTGCCGGGCACGGAGTGGACGGTCGTGGTGACGGCGCGGCTGCGCGAGGCGTTCGCGCCGGTGACGCGCATGGGCGCGTGGGTGGTGGGCATCGCGGCGCTGGCGGGGGCCATCTCGCTGCTCCTGTCGCAGTGGGTGGGGCGGGACGTGGCGGTGCGGCTGGAGACGCTGCGGGACGGCTTCGCCGCGCTGGGCACGCCCGCCCTGGAGCAGCGGGTGCAGGCCCGGGGCGACGACGAGGTCGCGCAGCTGGCGGACGGCTTCAACGACATGGCGGCGCGCATCGACCGGACGCAGAAGGAACTGCGCGAGGCCATCGTCATCCGGGATCAGTTCCTCTCCATGGCGAGCCACGAATTGCGCACGCCGCTGACGCCGCTGAAGGCCACGCTGGAGCTGCTCATCCGCCAGTCGGAGTCCGGCGTGGGGCTGACGCCGGAGCGGCAGCGCGCCACCTTCGAGCGGCTGACGCGGCAGGTGGACCGGCTGACGCGGCTGATTGGCGACATGCTGGACGTGTCGCGGTTGCAGTCGGGGAGATTCGCGCTGACGGTGGCGCCCATGGACCTGACGGCGCTGGCGCACGAGGTGCTGGAGCGCATCCAGTCCACGCGTCCGGAGCGCCAGGGGTTGTTGTCCCTGGACGTCTCGGAGGGGCCGCTGGTGGGCCGGTGGGACGAGCAGCGGTTGGATCAGCTGCTGACGAACCTGGTGGAGAACGCCCTGCGCTATTCGCCGCCGGGGACGCCGGTGTCCATGCGGGTGCGCGAGGAGGAAGGGCAGGTGCGGGTGGACGTGGAGGACCAGGGCATCGGCATTCCGCAGGAGAGCCTGCCGCAGCTCTTCACGCCCTTCTTCCGCGCGCGAAACGCGGCTGAGCACTACGCCGGAGGCCTGGGATTGGGGCTGGCCATCTGCCGCGAAATCGTGGAGCGCCACGGGGGCCGCATCCAGGCGAGCAGCGAGGGTCCGGGGAAGGGCACGTGCTTCACGGTGTGGCTGCCCCGCGCGGCCGTCGCGGACGCGGCCTGATGCGCTACGTGGAGGCGAGTCCCTGCGCGGCGCTGGCGCCGTACGTCCAGTGCTACTGGGCGCTGGAGCTGTCGGGAGCGGCGCCGGTGGGGGTGCACCGGGTGCTGCCGGACGGGTGCCTGGACATCCTGGTGGACCTGACGGACAGGGTGGGGCTGCGCGTGGTGGGAGCGATGCGAGCGGCGGAGGTGGTGCCGTTGTCCGCGCGTGCGTCCTTCGTCGCGGTGCGCTTCCGGCCCGGAGGCGCGCAGCCATTCCTGAGGCTGCCCTTGCTGGAGCTGACGGACGTGAAGGTGGCGCTGGGGGACCTCTGGCCCCGTGAGGCGCGCGAGTGGCGGGAGCGGTTGGGCGCGGTGGAGGGGACGGTGGCCCGCTTCGCCCTGCTGGAGCGGCTCTTGCTGGGCCGGCTGCCCGGGCAGGAGGGGGACGTGGGGGTGCGCCACGCGGTGGACCACATCCTGGGAGCGAGGGGGCAGGTGCCAGTGCGTTCGCTGGAGGGGGTGATGGGGGTGGGGGCGCGGCAGGTGGAGCGGCGGTTCCATGCGGCGGTGGGGCTGTCGCCGAAGGTGTTGTGCCGCATCGCGAGGATGCAGCACGCGGTGGAGCTGTCGCGGGAGTTGGAGGGCGCGGAGTGGGCGCTGGCGGCGGGGTACTACGACCAGGCGCACCAGGTGCGGGAATTCCGGGCGCTGACGGGGCTGACGCCGGGGGCGTACGTGCGCGAGCAGGCGGAGGTCGGATTCGTCCAATCGCCGGAGGGGGCGGGTGCGTAAGGTGGGGGTGTTCCCACTTCGAGGAGGCACACCATGTCCACCGCACCGCAGCAGGCCGAGCAGCACCACCGCATCGACTACATCGAGCTTCCCGTGAAGGACATCGCGGAGGCGAAGCGCTTCTACGGCGCCGTGTTCGGCTGGAGGTTCGAGGACTACGGCCCGGACTACACGAGCTTCATGGACGGGCGGCTGAACGGAGGCTTCGACAAGGAGCGGGAGGCGTCGAAGGGCGGCGCGTTGCTGGTGCTCTATTCGAAGGACCTGGACGCGACGCTGGCGAAGGTACGCGAGGCCGGTGGGCGCATCGTGAAGGACACGTTCTCCTTCCCCGGAGGCAAGCGCTTCCACTTCACCGACCCCACGGGCAACGAGCTGGCGGTGTGGACGGAGCCTTGAGGCGCTGAACCAACGGTAGGGCGGGGAGTGCCGCGGTTCACGCGAGCTGTCGCGGTCCCAACACTCCCGGCCCTCCCGCGACGCGTGGTGCACGAGCGGGCGGGACGCGGAGTGATCCCGGATCGCTTGCGTTCCTGGCGCGCGGTAGAAGTCGGGCCGGCTCCTCCCTGGGAATGTCGCCCGTGCTCGCTATCGCCAACGCCACCGTCCTCCACGTCAACGACACGCCCGCGAGCCTCTATCTGGGGACCTTCTCGCTGCGCCAGGCGGGCTACCGCATGCTGGAGGCGGTCACCGGAGAGGAAGCCCTGCAGGTCGCCTTCGATTCACGCCCTGACGTCATCGTGCTCGACGTGAAGCTTCCCGACATGAGCGGCTATGACGTGTGCCGGCGCCTGAAGGAGGACCCTCGCACCCGCGAGATCTCCATCATCCACACCTCCGCCACCTTCATCACCGCGGAGAAGAAGGTCGCGGGCCTGCGCGCCGGCGCGGACGTCTACCTCACCCAGCCGTTCGACCCCGAAGAGCTCATCGCCACCGTCAACAGCGTCCTGCGCCTGCGGCGCGTGGAGCGCGAGGCCCTGGCGAACGCCGCCCGCCTGGAGGAGGCCGACCGCAAGAAGGACGAATTCCTCGCCATGCTCGCCCACGAGCTGCGCAACCCGCTGGCCGCCATCTCCGTCGCGGTGCAGATGCTCGGACAGAAGGACTCGAACGGTCTGTCCGAAGCCGACGCACGCCGCCGCGACATCATCGAGCGGCAGGTGAGCCACCTGCGCCACCTGGTGGACGACCTGCTCGACGTCAGTCGCATCACGCGCGGCAAGTACGCCCTGCGTCGCGGCCGGCTGGACCTCAACACCGTGTTGCAGCACTCGCTCGCCGCCGCGCGGCCCGTGATGGAGGAGCGCGGACTCGTCCTGCGGGAGGCCCGCCCCACCGCGCCCTGCTGGGTGGACGGCGACCGGACGCGCCTGGAGCAGGTCTTCACCAACCTGCTCGACAACGCCGCCAAGTATTCACCCGAGGGCGGCATCGTCACCGTGGGCGCCCACGTGTCCGAGGACTCGCGCGTGCGCGTCTCCGTGCAGGACACCGGCATCGGCCTGCGGCCGGAGGACCAGGAGCACATCTTCGAGCTCTTCGCGCAGCTG from Corallococcus exiguus harbors:
- the ureG gene encoding urease accessory protein UreG, whose amino-acid sequence is MHDDDHRGHGQDGHEHTHEDWEHPGHFDARDKPHRRDYSQRAFTIGIGGPVGSGKTALVLALCKKLRDQYRLGVVTNDIFTKEDAEFLVRNQALSPERIRAVETGGCPHAAIREDISHNLLALEQLMEELHPELLIVESGGDNLAAQYSRELADYTVYVIDVAGGDKVPRKGGPGITQSDLLVINKTDLAPHVGADLGVMDRDARKMRGEGPFVFTQVTHDVGVDSVVGHLLDAWRRR
- a CDS encoding response regulator; the encoded protein is MSPVLAIANATVLHVNDTPASLYLGTFSLRQAGYRMLEAVTGEEALQVAFDSRPDVIVLDVKLPDMSGYDVCRRLKEDPRTREISIIHTSATFITAEKKVAGLRAGADVYLTQPFDPEELIATVNSVLRLRRVEREALANAARLEEADRKKDEFLAMLAHELRNPLAAISVAVQMLGQKDSNGLSEADARRRDIIERQVSHLRHLVDDLLDVSRITRGKYALRRGRLDLNTVLQHSLAAARPVMEERGLVLREARPTAPCWVDGDRTRLEQVFTNLLDNAAKYSPEGGIVTVGAHVSEDSRVRVSVQDTGIGLRPEDQEHIFELFAQLDAGLARSRGGLGIGLTLVRHLVTEHGGHVEVFSEGPGQGSTFTITLPLLTDAARPEATVERIESRRREWRILLVDDNPDAREGLSEMLQLWGHTVAVASDGPEALAMATPGTYDVIILDIGLPGLDGYQVAQELSGRVASDAHLIALTGYGTPEDRARSEEAGFDLHLVKPVELVEIGRVLAQLGPVKRGTRRRSQMKSA
- a CDS encoding VOC family protein, whose protein sequence is MSTAPQQAEQHHRIDYIELPVKDIAEAKRFYGAVFGWRFEDYGPDYTSFMDGRLNGGFDKEREASKGGALLVLYSKDLDATLAKVREAGGRIVKDTFSFPGGKRFHFTDPTGNELAVWTEP
- a CDS encoding sensor histidine kinase yields the protein MGILERARVEWFAAAFGLVVGTTMVFVPYEFGAAIFQIIYPYIRPLGSLFLLGSATMLAAMLYPTWPAFVGWLGRTLFLGAVAFYWWAAAVLPGGITGLILYPLLAGLLLLERARRFQGRGLLSAFIACVALSFGGLMVLVPNSFIRMSLLAFGPFIRLLGGAFLATGALLAVGLWRGHEKACRIAAGSLSVLFLNMTLALGARRSWAGMGVYAVLALACLLLWRMRQVPAPSGVRWRLFRGMALASVLPILGVGAVTSYVAQRAISAELRGKAQQAVLAETAWLEQSAAIARSLLRSQSQDPGFIEAVRTGDRKEMIERVELLESDTGLFDAAWLLDATGETLVPSKRLNRLTGNFADREYFQQALNGGDAVWVSRPFLTRAGGLPFIVFSTRVDLGEGQRVVLVGGRSLQRLGLQSTLASRSYHVELFDRRDGTLLRETERGDVLTRAPVLGMLPPEVLSAREGLLEAFNESGRRLLVAYAQVPGTEWTVVVTARLREAFAPVTRMGAWVVGIAALAGAISLLLSQWVGRDVAVRLETLRDGFAALGTPALEQRVQARGDDEVAQLADGFNDMAARIDRTQKELREAIVIRDQFLSMASHELRTPLTPLKATLELLIRQSESGVGLTPERQRATFERLTRQVDRLTRLIGDMLDVSRLQSGRFALTVAPMDLTALAHEVLERIQSTRPERQGLLSLDVSEGPLVGRWDEQRLDQLLTNLVENALRYSPPGTPVSMRVREEEGQVRVDVEDQGIGIPQESLPQLFTPFFRARNAAEHYAGGLGLGLAICREIVERHGGRIQASSEGPGKGTCFTVWLPRAAVADAA
- a CDS encoding AraC family transcriptional regulator, which codes for MRYVEASPCAALAPYVQCYWALELSGAAPVGVHRVLPDGCLDILVDLTDRVGLRVVGAMRAAEVVPLSARASFVAVRFRPGGAQPFLRLPLLELTDVKVALGDLWPREAREWRERLGAVEGTVARFALLERLLLGRLPGQEGDVGVRHAVDHILGARGQVPVRSLEGVMGVGARQVERRFHAAVGLSPKVLCRIARMQHAVELSRELEGAEWALAAGYYDQAHQVREFRALTGLTPGAYVREQAEVGFVQSPEGAGA
- a CDS encoding urease accessory protein UreF — encoded protein: MASGWRVLQLADSGFPTGGFAHSGGLEAAVQAGEVRGPGDVRRFVEALVWQAGLGGLPLVGSAWREPSALPALDARADAFLTNHVANRASRTQGRAFLDTCARIFPEAVGPVREAARAARVKFHHPPAFGAVLCALEVEQEDALRLFLSLTLRGALSAGVRMGVIGTHESHQVQHAATPLLEAVLEQCKALGVEDLAQPAPLWDLLGATHDRLYSRLFLS